Part of the Synechococcus sp. HK01-R genome is shown below.
ATTGCCCTGGGGCCAAGGCTGAGAACGGCCCAGGGTCTGCGCAGCCCCTCTCCAATGGAGTCGATCCAGGAGGGCAGTGTTGCCCGGGTCCAGTCATCCGTCTCCAAGACGCCCCTTTGATGGGGGCTGGCGGCGATGTTGCTGGCAAAACCTTTGATGCTGGCGAATTCGGGATGGGCCCACTGGGTGAGCAGCTGATGCATCACACGCTTCTCCACGCCATTCATCTCGCCATCTGATGGATCGCGGCGGTTCCAGTCCGCGACCGCCAGCACGCCGCCCTGGCGGAGTACCCGCAGGAGTTCGTCGGCATAGCGCTGCTTGTCGGGCATGTGGGGGCCGGCTTCAACACTCCAGACAGCATCGAACTGTTGATCGGCGAGTTGAAGATCGAGGGCGTCCATCACTGCGAATTGGCAGTGGATGCCTTCAGGGGTCAGGGCTGTGGCACGGGCCACCTGGGCTGGGCTGATGCTGATACCCAGCACCTCAAAGCCGTAGTCGCGGGCAAGGATCCTGGCGCTGCCACCGATGCCGCAGCCCACATCCAGGATGCGAGAACCAGGTGGCAGTTGGTCGAGTCCGCTCCAGTGCACCAGGGCGTGCACAAAGTCTGCCTTGGCGGCACGGAAATCCCGCCGCCGCGGTGGATCGCCGTAGTAGCCGAGGTGCACATGGTCACCCCAGAGATTTTCAAGCAGGCGATCGTCGGTCCAGGCGTCGTAGGCGGCCGCGACGCTGGCGCTGGAGTGATAAGCGCGATTGCGGCGGGTCCAGAGGCTGAAAGTAATTGCTCCGACGCCAATGGCAAGGACGGCGGCCAGGCCCAGGGCTGTAGCGCTCAGCATTCCTCGGTGTTCGCGAGGGTGTCACGTAAGACCGTGCGAGCT
Proteins encoded:
- a CDS encoding methyltransferase domain-containing protein → MLSATALGLAAVLAIGVGAITFSLWTRRNRAYHSSASVAAAYDAWTDDRLLENLWGDHVHLGYYGDPPRRRDFRAAKADFVHALVHWSGLDQLPPGSRILDVGCGIGGSARILARDYGFEVLGISISPAQVARATALTPEGIHCQFAVMDALDLQLADQQFDAVWSVEAGPHMPDKQRYADELLRVLRQGGVLAVADWNRRDPSDGEMNGVEKRVMHQLLTQWAHPEFASIKGFASNIAASPHQRGVLETDDWTRATLPSWIDSIGEGLRRPWAVLSLGPRAILQGLRETPTLLLMHWAFATGLMQFGVFRISPSGGQSAANSELG